A window of Trichoderma atroviride chromosome 3, complete sequence contains these coding sequences:
- a CDS encoding uncharacterized protein (TransMembrane:10 (i53-70o76-96i117-139o145-163i170-189o209-230i242-259o279-301i308-328o334-353i)), whose protein sequence is MSDKKNDDYGHRDAEMGDGGKVETAYSRSPSPRMAAPTGFNLSKIDNSPGASVLGYCLASISMTVVNKFVVSGSSWNMNFLYLAIQSIVCCVAIQACKQAGLITNLSAFDVEKGKKWFPISVLLVGMIYTGAKALQYLSVPVYTIFKNLTIIVIAYGEVLWFGGSVSPTILLSFGLIVFSSIVAAWADADAARGSSKASQSLATLQVGYTWMALNVFCQAAFVLGMRKVIKKMGFKDWDTMFYNNFLTIPVLIVGSLLLEDWSAENLARNFPAETRNSLIIGMIYSGLCAIFISYSSAWCIRVTSSTTYSMVGALNKLPIAVSGLIFFDAPVTFGSVSAIIIGFFSGLVYAWGKVRQTEKAKMSLPVTKPVMSASSQSNNDASNS, encoded by the exons ATGTCAGACAAAAAGAACGACGACTATGGCCATCGGGATGCCGAGATGGGCGATGGCGGAAAGGTCGAGACGGCCTACTCTCGCTCGCCCTCGCCTCGAATGGCTGCTCCAACGGGCTTTAATTTGTCCAAGATCGACAACAGTCCGGGGGCGTCTGTCCTGGGTTACTGCTTGGCCTCCATCAGTATGACTGTTGTCAATAAATTCGTCGTGTCTGGCTCCTCATGGAACATGAACTTTTTATATCTTGCTATTCAG TCCATTGTGTGCTGTGTTGCTATTCAGGCTTGCAAGCAGGCCGGTCTCATTACCAACCTTTCTGCGTTTGACGttgaaaagggcaaaaaat GGTTCCCAATTTCTGTTCTTTTGGTTGGTATGATTTATACCGGCGCCAAGGCTCTTCAATACCTGTCCGTGCCTGTATACACCATCTTCAAGAACTTGACTATTATTGTCATCGCCTATGGAGAGGTGCTCTGGTTTGGCGGAAGCGTCAGCCCAAccattcttctctcctttggCTTGATTGTTTTCAGCTCCATCGTTGCCGCGTGGGCTGATGCCGATGCTGCTAGGGGTTCATCAAAAGCATCTCAATCCCTTGCCACTCTGCAGGTCGGCTATACCTGGATGGCCCTGAATGTGTTTTGCCAAGCTGCTTTTGTTCTCGGTATGCGCAAGGTCATTAAGAAGATGGGCTTCAAAGACTGGGACA CCATGTTCTACAACAACTTTTTGACCATTCCGGTCCTGATTGTTGGCTCACTTCTGCTTGAGGACTGGTCTGCTGAAAACCTGGCTCGAAACTTCCCCGCAGAGACTCGAAACAGTCTCATCATCGGTATGATCTACTCGGGTCTGTGTGCTATTTTCATTTCATACTCGTCTGCCTGGTGCATTCGTGTTACTTCTTCTACCACTTATTCGATGGTGGGAGCTCTGAACAAGCTTCCCATCGCTGTCAGTGGCCTTATTTTCTTCGATGCCCCCGTTACTTTTGGCAGCGTgtctgccatcatcattggTTTCTTCAGTGGTCTTGTGTATGCCTGGGGCAAGGTTCGCCAGACcgagaaggccaagatgtCCCTTCCGGTGACCAAGCCTGTCATGAGTGCCAGTTCTCAGAGCAACAACGACGCGTCAAACTCGTGA
- a CDS encoding uncharacterized protein (SECRETED:SignalP(1-29)), with the protein MATELHAADRHILFIPLLRLFSLALPTLSKSPTFPASPTEPLPRHPMCWSPPVPPIPMHHTEGYRDSEADPHFFVPGNLRDSTYSGISAFSDRTSFAPPRSSVASTIFGGGKQQVLTPAQTGMRAKPTMVSVKSGSSAPSTPPVPSIDFDKFNSSKHLRPTSAASNFSVGSTFLNSANTVTQARAQVVKVGGSGLRMVEIASKPEANGSSTTLGNKSPETLLTVTTPPTSRGESSVEDQGPFSDPPEGDMSPKISVEAPSSPGRERAATKEEQHSGSQKRDTSPFGDEHETKD; encoded by the coding sequence ATGGCAACCGAGTTACACGCCGCGGATCGACACATACTGTTCATTCCATTGCTTCGACTGTTCTCACTCGCGCTTCCAACATTATCCAAATCGCCTACATTCCCGGCGTCACCAACCGAGCCACTCCCACGTCACCCAATGTGCTGGTCCCCCCCCGTCCCGCCGATTCCCATGCACCACACCGAAGGATACCGCGATTCCGAGGCCGACCCTCACTTTTTCGTTCCCGGCAACTTGCGAGACTCGACATACTCTGGTATCTCTGCCTTTTCGGACCGAACTTCATTTGCTCCTCCTCGCTCGAGCGTTGCGTCtaccatctttggcggcggcaagcAGCAAGTTCTGACTCCGGCCCAGACCGGTATGCGTGCCAAGCCGACAATGGTGAGCGTCAAGTCTGGCTCCAGCGCCCCCAGCACGCCCCCTGTTCCCAGCATCGACTTTGACAAGTTCAACTCTTCCAAGCACCTACGACCTACGAGTGCGGCAAGCAATTTCAGCGTTGGATCTACTTTCCTCAACAGCGCCAACACCGTTACCCAAGCTCGCGCACAGGTTGTCAAAGTGGGAGGCTCTGGCCTGAGAATGGTGGAAATTGCGTCCAAGCCTGAGGCTAACGGATCTTCCACAACACTCGGCAACAAGTCACCAGAGACATTGCTCACCGTTACTACTCCACCCACGAGCCGAGGAGAGTCATCAGTTGAAGACCAGGGGCCATTCTCTGACCCTCCAGAGGGTGATATGAGCCCCAAGATCTCTGTTGAGGCTCCTTCTTCACCTGGCCGGGAAAGGGCGGCCACCAAAGAGGAGCAACATTCAGGCTCTCAGAAGCGTGATACGAGCCCCTTTGGTGATGAGCATGAAACTAAGGATTAA